TAATTTTATGTAGAAAAGGCTAAGCTCTCAGCTCTGCACCGAATTCTTTTTGAAAAGACTTAATCAACGCATTCATCACCTCGTTGATATCTTTGTCTTCGAGAGTTTTTTCTTCGTTTAGCAAAGCAAAACTCATCGCGTAAGACTTCTTAGCTTCTGGCAGATTTTTCCCTTCGTAAACGTCAAACAAATTAATCTCTTTCAAGAAAGGCGACTTATTTTTCTTAGCAACCTCGTACAACTCCGCATACGTAATCGATTTGTCAACCAACAATGCAAGATCTCTACGGATTTTATTAAATTTAGGAATGTCAACAAATTTGAAGTTCTCGGTGCTTCTCAAAGACTGACAATTTTCTAATTCGATTTCCGCATAGAAAGCCTCTTGGTCAACATCTGCATCTTTCAATAAAGCTGGTGCAACTTTTCCGATTCTTGCTAAAGTTTTACCTTCCGAAAGGATTTCTAAGGCATCAGAAAAACGACTATCTTCTAAAGCTTTTTCTTCCAGTTTAAGATTTAATCTCTCTAAAAGAAGCATCAAATAAGCTTTTAATTTAAAGAAATCCGAAGTGCTTTTTGGTTGCAACCAATTTTCAGCAAAATCGCGTCCTGTTGTTAAAATAGCCAATTGTTTTCTTTCTTCATATTTCTCAAATTTATGATATATTTTACCCAATTCGAAAAACTTAATATCTGGATGTTTTCTGTTAATATTGTAAGCGGCATTCGCCAAAAGTCCTTCCAACAAAGACGTTCTCATTGTAGAAAGCTCGTTGCTTAAAGGATTAAGAAGTTTTACCGCATTGGTTACGTCTTTTACAGAAGTTAAAGAATTGTTCATCACCTCGTGGAAACCTTGGCTTTGCAGCGTTCTTGCCCAAGCGTTTTCTAAAACATCTTGATCGTCTAGACTTAATCGTACGGTTGTAAAAGATGTTTTTTGAGGCGCTTCGATTTTGTTATAACCGTATATTCTTAAGATTTCTTCGATGACATCAATCTCTCTGGTAACGTCTGCGCGATAAGCAGGCACCGACAATTCCAGACCATTTGTAATCTCGTTAAGAACCGTAATTTCTAGAGATTTTAAAATTTCTTTAATCTTTTCTCTATGAATTTTAACACCCAAAATTTGATCCAATTTAGAATAACGCAAAACCACATAGAAAGGTTCAATCTTAGTTGGATAAGATTCTAAAAGATCTCCAACAAGTTTTCCACCAGCAATATCCTGA
This genomic stretch from Chryseobacterium sp. POL2 harbors:
- the pheT gene encoding phenylalanine--tRNA ligase subunit beta, coding for MKISNNWLKDYIKTNLTTEKIGMFLTDIGLEVEGIDKYESIKGSLVGIVVGKVLTCEKHPNADKLSKTTVDVGGKVLDIVCGAPNVAAEQVVPVAVVGTKIYDKTGNFFEIKKAKIRGEVSEGMICAEDELGLSDDHAGIMVLDETKYKVGENFADYFELINDEVFEIGLTPNRTDAMSHYGVARDLHSYLSSNNLGSEFSKVETVALTSEATHNFSIEIEDTVLTPRYLGAVVEDLKVTDSPAWLKDRIKAIGLAPINNVVDITNYILHSYGQPLHAFDADKIAGHKVVVGTSPEGTLFKTLDGVERKLSGNEIMIKDGNQNPMCIAGVLGGENSGVSVATTKIFLESAYFNPVAVRKASKFHGLNTDASFRFERGVDPNNTKTILTHAVKMLQDIAGGKLVGDLLESYPTKIEPFYVVLRYSKLDQILGVKIHREKIKEILKSLEITVLNEITNGLELSVPAYRADVTREIDVIEEILRIYGYNKIEAPQKTSFTTVRLSLDDQDVLENAWARTLQSQGFHEVMNNSLTSVKDVTNAVKLLNPLSNELSTMRTSLLEGLLANAAYNINRKHPDIKFFELGKIYHKFEKYEERKQLAILTTGRDFAENWLQPKSTSDFFKLKAYLMLLLERLNLKLEEKALEDSRFSDALEILSEGKTLARIGKVAPALLKDADVDQEAFYAEIELENCQSLRSTENFKFVDIPKFNKIRRDLALLVDKSITYAELYEVAKKNKSPFLKEINLFDVYEGKNLPEAKKSYAMSFALLNEEKTLEDKDINEVMNALIKSFQKEFGAELRA